TTTACATTCCAATAAAATAGTGTCAACACTTAACATAAACAATGCAatgcaaaataaataaatacatcATTTTTAGCATAGTTTGTTTCATCCTGTCAACAAAAAAAATGGTTTGTTTATTTAAATACCATGCTTCAAATTCCACCATTTTCAACTTTTTCACTATCAGTGCCACATATTTCTACAGTTTGTACCTAAAAATATTAAATGCAAAAAGGAAAAAAATGGTATCTCAAATACATATCATCACTATTTATACAATGTTGTAGCTTCCCTTACACCTCTCTCTTTTGCTCTCTAGGCagatatatttttttataaatctAATTTTCACATTACTGTAAAGAAAGTTGTTTTACAGAGGGGGCATAAGCATATGCCCTCAGCTCCTCCTTCAGATCTTAGTGTGTTTTTTCCAAGATTCTCATCTGGGTCTTCTTTAATCGGTTAGTTTGTTGTAAAGATTTGAGCTTTTTGattgttttgattcattttatgATGTTGGTCATTTTTATTTTGATTGAATCTGTTGTTTTTTTGAGTGGTATGTGATTTTCTTGATCATCAGACATGTTTTGTATTGAATCTAGGATTGTACAATTGTTTAAAGTAGTGTTAGTGTGTTTGTGATGTTTGTTGGTGTGTAGATTAACAATTTGGATGTGTGTTTGATGAAGTGATGGATAAAGTTTGTGTCTTTGGCTAGTTGTGGTGTTGATGATTGTAAAGTTTGGTTCTTTTTGGATGATTAATTGAATTTGAGAAATGTAATTGATGTGGATTGGTTTCGGTGTGTAGATATGATGCAGACGGATCTGGGAAAACTTTTCATAGGTGGAATCTCGTGGGACACCGATGAGGAACGTCTCAAGGAGTATTTTGGTGGCTATGGCGAGATACAGGAGGCGGTGATTATGAAGGATCGAGCAACTGGCCGTGCTCGTGGTTTCGGGTTTATTGTGTTTGCGGATCCTGCTGTTGCCGACCGGGTCATTAAAGAGAAGCACAACATAGATGGCAGGATGGTGAGTTTATTTATCAGATACATGTTTGCATTGATGTTAGTTAATTTAACAAGTAGATTTGCTTCAAAAAAGGGAAATGGTAGCAGATTAATCATTGAATCTACATTTAATGATGTTTAACAATAATTACTGTGTAAAAGACAAATTAGAGCAAAATGTTAAATGCCTTGAGAATCTTAATTTTGGTTTTTTGTAGTTGAGTTAATGATAAATCAAAATATAAAAAATGTGGATGCCTCAGGATAATTAAGAGTAACCTGCATTGTGTCTTTATGTGTAAAATGATAATTAGAGTAACCTGCGTTGTGTTTTTATGTGTAGAAGGATAATTAAGAGTAACCTGCATTGTGTTTTAATGTGTAAAAGGTCAATTCTTTGTCCTTATTCCATATTTACATTGCTCCTTAACTTCTATTAACTGCTTGACTTGCCAAAGTCCATTAACTTGTAATGAAAAGACCTAAATGCTTACTATTTTCTAATTATTTACTCTAACCAATTCTCTTGTCTAGGTTGAGGCTAAAAAGGCTGTTCCAAGGGATGATCACTCAAGTGCCAACACAATGAGTAGACAGAGTGGTAGCATTCAGAGTTCTCCAGGTCCGCTACGCACAAGAAAGATATTTGTTGGTGGTTTAGCTTCTACTGTTACTGAGAGTGATTTCAAACTTTACTTTGAGCAATTTGGAACGGTCACTGATGGTGTAGTGATGTATGATCACAACACTCAAAGGCCAAGGGGATTTGGGTTCATTACATACGATTCAGAAGATGCAGTCGATAAAGTGTTGCTCAAAACTTTTCATGAGCTTAATGGTAAGATGGTAGAGGTCAAGCGTGCAGTCCCAAAAGACTTATCCCCTAGTCCTATCCGAAGCCCACTTGGTGCATACAATTATGGTTTGAATAGGATCAACAACTTCCTAAGTGGCTACAATCAGGGATACTCCCCTAGTGCAGCTGCAGGATATGGTGTCAGGATGGACAATAGATTCAGTCCGATAACAGCCGGAAGGGGTGGCTTTTCTCCCTTTGGTTCCGGATATGGAATGGGTTTGAATTTAGAAGCAGGGCTAAGCCCAAATTTTGGGGGGAACTCGAATTTCAGCAGTACTGTCGGCTATGGAAGGGGTATGAGCCCTTATTATGTTGGTAACTCAAACAGGTTTACTAGCTCTGTTGGTTTCGACGGTGGAAATGGAGGAAATACTTCTTTCTTTAGTTCCCCTACTCGAAATTTGTGGAACAATGGGGGTCTTAACTCTACTAATTCAAGTGGGTATCTGGGTTCCGGGAGTGGCAGCATTGGAGGAGTAAACTTTGCCAACAGTGGTCTCAACTGGGGCTCTACCCCAATTTCACCTCAGGGTGGAACAAGGGGAAATATTTCTAATCAAGGCGGGAATCTGAGTTATGGCGGTGCCGATAACATTTACAATCTGGGTGGTGTTGGATATGGGAGAAACACTGCAACTACCGGTGCACAATCATCATCATATGCTGCGTCCAATGGTGGCTTCGATGCACCATTTGCAGACTTTTATGGAAGTAGTTCAGTGTATGCAGACAACACATGGCGTGCTGCAGATTCCGAGAGAGAGGAGGCTGCTGCTTTTGGTTATGCACTTGGTGGAGCTAGCGATGTCCAGGTCAAGACTTCTCCTGGTTATGTTGGTGGTGGTTACAGTGTTTCCAAAGGACAGGCGAACAGAGGTAACAGCTACTAATTCTTTTAGTACTGCTTCCCTGTATGATTTCAACTTTGTGCTATATACGTTCACTCAGCATATTTAGTCATAACCTACTTTGGTGTAGTCTTATTGGCAAAAAAGGTTAATTTATAAAGATAGCTGAAATATAACTTAAAATAATCTTTTACTACTCATGCATCAGCTGATAAAGTCCTGTTGGAATATCATTTTTTTCTGGAGTCTATTGTTGTGTCTAGTAGTGATGATGCAGTAATAATGTGTCTGCTAGAACTCTATAACCAAGTGACCTTTGTACTTGATCAATTACAAAGAAACAGAAAGGCTATGAAGCATTATGATCATTTGGGAAAATGCCTTGTACCTAGGGAATATATATATTTCAATGATTTTTTATGTAACTGTATGGAAACACTAATCACAAATATCATTCTCAACTCTCCACTTGATACCTTTTATACTAATTGTATTTGATAATTGTACCGACCTTACAACTTGTGTGATATTCCTTAGTTGCTTTAGTGAATTTAGGTAACCAAGTTCCTATTCAGAGGAAGAATGTTCTATATTTTTTTCTTGCCTTATAGTTGTAATTAAAAAAAGGCTAATACTTAACATTTCTTCCAAGACGATAACTGTGTCTAGATGGAACACCTTGCGAGCATATATCATTAAGTTCTATTTGTATGTCACTTGTGGTACAGTAAGCAGCAATGGTCTACTTCTGTAACATGATTATTTCTGTATGTTGCATTCCAAAAAGTTAGCTGTCATGATTAATTTACCCTTGATACATATATTTCGTGAAACTTTTCTTGGTTGGCACTTTTGTATCTCATAGTCCTGTTTCCTGGAATTGACAATTTAATCTCTGAAATTTTAGAAATTGGATTCCCTTTTAATCAAGTGATCTTAGGAGAAGAAAATTGTACATGTCGTTATTACATTTAGATCACTactaattaaataatataatgTAGTCCTATTATAATATGTTGAGTTTGATATgataccttaaatattttcagaacCTAAATTTACATCATGAAAATTTTTCCATTTACAACTGATTACAAGATAATCTGTTGAATTCAGAAAACAATCTGAGTAAGAAAGTGCTTCATTGTAACATTAAAAGAGTCgatgtaattttttattttttttgggTAAATGAGAGTCGATGTAATTTCATATATGTAGTTTGGAGTTTTCATACACACCTTCAGAGAGGCTTCTTGCTACAAAGGTCTCTGCTGAAAATTGAGGGCTCGTTCTCTAATTGTCGGTATTATCTAAATACGGTATAGTTGTTGTGTTGATGAGCACCTTGGCATTGTTACAAGTGCTGAGTGCTGACAGATCTTGTTCTTTGATTATAAGATTTACTTAATCAGTGAATTCTGGCAGATGATGCAGTGTTGAACTTTGACGTATTTTTCGCACGTGCAtgtactaattttttttttgaaaatatattatttatactTATCTACCTATCTACACATGCTAACAATGTTAAATAAACTTGCTGCAGGAATGGCTAGCTAGGAGGAAACTGGAAGTTCAGGGTAATAGTAGTAGCTGAAGTCGGTGTAGCGGTGAACTGTGAAATTTTCATACTACATTTTTAGTACATTTCCATTTGGAAATTTAAAAAAGAACTTGTCATCTAGAGTCAAGTGGAATGCCTGTTCCGAGGAATTTAAGTTTTAGACATATAGAAACTATAAAGAATTTTGTGTTTGAGGATTTCGTTTTTGAGTTACATTTAGATGTTGTTTTTTGGGATTTGAGCGAGATGTAAAATCTGTTTGCGGCTTATAGTGAAAAATGCATCATGCATCTCTGGTGAAAGTGATACATAAAAAGGGAGACAACCTTTTCTTTTTGGTTGATTTTCAGGTTCAGTAACATTGCTGTATTATCTTTGAAAAGATGCCTGTTATCTTGGATTAATTTGTTTCTCTCCCTGGCTTTCGTTATTCATATATGGTTTTCTGTTGAATTATAGCTATGATTTTCTGTTGAATTCTAGCTTGTGTCATTGTTGGATACCCATGTAGTGATGTAGGGTTCCCAGTAATGAAAGTCCTTTGCGATAATTTCCTTGATaatctttatgcaagattttataAGCCATCTGTAGAATAATTTACAGACACATTATCTTTGTTGCTTGGTTTCGAAATATTAAGGGGTGGTCTAGTTAAGGTCCTATGTTTAATCAGTCTGTAACAAGTGTTTACTGAACTGTAGTGCTGTTCTATTGCTGAGATCTTGCCTCGTAGTGGTATACATACACTTTTCTGAGAACTTTACCTGCAGGAGGAACAAATGCGCTTAAATTTATGTTTTTTCGAAAAGCAAAGCAAATTTCATTAAAACCATGCAATCTGAGTACACAACGCCTTGGATTCAGCTGGAGCAACATGCTCCTCAAAGCTATGAGCAGAACATGTCCAAGAGTTTCTAGCCACGGAATGTGCTACTCGGAAGAAATCAGACTTTGACCAGCTTGAATCAAGAGACCAAAAACGGAGTTAAGTTTCAGTTCACTTCGAACTGCTTGTACTGTGACCATACTATCCGATTCGATCACCATAGCTAAGTGCTTTAATAGTTACGCCTGACAGAGTTTTGACTTCCTCTATGGAGAGTGATTTTTGATTCCAGATAAGTTCGTTTCGAACATTCCAAATAGCCCAACAGATTCCAGCTGCTTCACTACCCTTCTCAACGTCGTTTAAATCAAAATATGAAGCTAACCAAGCTCCAAAACAATCTGGGATATTTACCCCATTACTGAGACCTGCACAAAACCAGCAGCTCGTTATTTTGAGTTGCCATAAGTTGTTCCAAAAACCTGAGTTATGCTCCCCTGTTCTGTCATCCTTTTGATCCTCAAGCATATGGTAAGCACTTTTAACTGAAAAATTTCCTCAAGCTTCCCCCTTCCATGCCCAGTAGTCTGAAATCTGCATAAAACATCATGTCAGTTTGGATTCatgaattttattttaaattctcGATTTGATAAAATCATGATAAGTATCAAAAATTTGAATTTGGAATTTGTGCAAATTTAACACAATTAAAGAAcaactataatttttttttgaaatactagcaaaatacatgttatttcaatccaaatttttcataatttttttaagaatttttttcCAAATAAATTTCCGAGATTTTTTTCTCCGGAAATTTTCTCCGAAAAACTTCTCGGAATTTTTTTCCCTAGACCTTTATAGCGCAAAAAATTTCCCCGCGAAACTTTCTCGGAAACTTTTTCTAGGAAAATTTTTCGCGAGAACTTTTTCTCGGAAAATATTTTCCCAAGAAActtttttcgaattttttttcCAAGAAACTTTTTCTCGGGTAATTTTTCCCGAGAAATTTTTTGTCAAGAACGTTTTTCGAAAATATATTCCCGCGAAACTTTTCTTATGAATTTATTTTCCTAATAACTTTTTCTCGAAAAAAATTTCCCATATAACTTTTTCCGATTTTTTTTCTCGAGAATTtgtattttttcaattttttcgaatatattatatataattaatatttcaattatctgacaaaaaaatagtaaaaataataATCTATTATTTCAAGTTTTAAAAAATTCCTAAAGAAAAGCTTTGAATTTCAATTTCTTAAATTTCCAAATATAAGATTTTGGAATcaaaatttcaaatttcaaattttataatttaaattctgaaattataattaatattaatattttcaaatGTTACCTAAAGAAATTTCCAGAATTAAATCTGGCGTGGGTGCCTAGTATAAACAAAAGGATCCCCACTATCTGGAAGCCAAGGATGATCAAGTATACTTACATGTTCTCCGAGGCCCGGGTAGCAATCATCATTGAACCGCACAAATTATCAAAATTGTCCGTATTAGAGTATTTTTAATGCTAAAATTTAAAAATGGCTGGCTATATgtctaattattattattttttaaaattttagctaaaagattaaaattatactcagataatattatttatattttcatATGTAAAATTATAGCCAATGACTTTTATGGTTAGTATAATTTTTCTTtacatattttataaaattgcCATACAGATGACAGTTAGATGCCACCTAAATTATTTACCTAAGAGTTTTCTAGTAATGGAGATGCTcttataaaatatagtttttaTTTTCATAGGGTGCAGGGTTTTGATAAATCATATAGTACGATACAATTTACATAGTACGGTACAATTTAagttttgatattttaatatttcgaTTCAAATTGCACTGCatctaaattttttttatatataaatttatttattatatagatataaaatataatatatatatatatatatatatttatattatatataaatataatatataaacatattatatataaatatattatatttatatttctATATTATAGACTTGTTTCTTTTCTACTATAGCTGTGTCTTATAAATGCTAacttaaatattatattataaattatcagtattttatttatttttaataaaaaatatattatttttagctTCCTTTTTAGTTAAATTTTTATTACATTTgcatataaatattaatatttttgaataaataaactGTACAAACCGCAAAAATCGCATCACAATGCATTTTAATGGTGCGGTTTTTGAGTTTACGCAGTGCATGTACAATTTGAAAATTTGATCAAATAGCATGTGCgatttgatttgtgatttgtggaAAAAATCGCACCGCCCCATCGCGATCACTCCTACTTTCTCGGATTTATTTTATTGCGGACTAATGTTTTATATTGATTATACGGGTTATTTTTTTTACTGCACTTATTATATATTCAAGTAACATGGTAAAATAATAAAAAGTATTTTTAATCCATTTTCAACTTAAAATGTCTTGAATTAAGTTACAAGGAATAAgtgaaaaattataaatttttttaaaaaataagtgAATATATGCGAATTAAGTTATATGCTATTTGACTAATggtaacttttttaaaaaaatacttataaaaataaaaaaataaaaatttgtaaatttgcaaaaaaagaaaaataattttctTGTAAACATAATTACTatttaaatagttaaataataaaatttcttaCTTTTTAATCTCAAATTGACTTCAATTCATAAGTTAGatcttaaaaataatattttctttaataatattatataatttgaATTTATTCGTATAAAATAAATGAATCTTATAGTCAAATCAGACTAGAGAAATTAAAAAAACAAGAAATATGAAATTAATCTTATCTGATCAGAAAAAAAGTCCAACTTAGTTCTGCTTGGTCAACATGTCCTCTTTTTTCAACAAAATCAGGTCCAATCCAAAACTTTGAAAAATTCGAATTTAAAACGCTTCGAAcaaaaaaatatgaaattcaaAATTTGATCCGATTGAAGGCCTTCTTAACCCTTAACACTTTTATATTCTTTGGAGGAACATTGTACATGTTGTATGTTGATATTGCTTCTCTCGTCTATGTGGTCTCTTACAAAAAAGAGAAACTATAAGCCACGTTTAAACTAACCTTAATCATGTTTATATTTGGGGCAATTCATCACTAATCACCATCCGCAATTCCGCATTGTCATATAATCAAAAAAgttataattaatcaattttttagaaaaaataaaattttaaattatgcactggcaattttttttttaaattattaaatgtGTAGGAGATGTGATTGTGCAGAATATAGTCACCCATCACATGTTTTATATACGTATTTAACACTTACATATCTTGCATACATATTCTTTTAGTAATTTTCACGTACACAAGGtcaacttttaaatatttttcggtATTTAAATGTACAAAATTTTTCacattaattttttaatttatattaggTAGAAAATAAAAAATAGAAGAAGCAACATATAAATATTGTAATCAAGCCAAGTCGGCGAAAAAAATAATAATTCGAAATTCGATCCAATTTGATCCGGAAAAAAATCTAGCCTAATTTTGTTTGTTTGACCAGCAGGTCCTCTTTTTTCGTAAAAATTCCGAAACCTGAACAATATCGAAGCGTTTAcgttatttttttaaaaaaaatccttataaaaataaaaaaaataaaaaaagtaaattagtaagaaaaaaagaaaaataatattctcatatacataattactaataataaaattttttaatttccaattaatctaaattcataaattaaatcttaagaataatattttctttaataatattacataatttaaatttatttgtataaataatGAATCTTATAGTCAAATCAGGCTACAGAAATAAGAAAAAAACAGAAATTCGAAATTCATCTAATCTGATTTCAACTTGGTTTTGCTGGATCAACATGTcctttttttataaaaatatggTCCAATCCAGAATTTTGAGAAAGTCCGAATTCAAAAAAGGTTCCAGCCTAGTTTTATTTGACCACTGGGTcctttttttttgtaaaaattcAATTTGTGACTCAAAACTTGAAAAGTCCGAATTTAAAAAAGATTTGAATAAAAGACCGGAGCCTTTTCGATAAACCCGGATAAAACCGGGCAGATGGGCTTACGGTGTATATATCGACCAAGAGTtgttaaaattatttaaagaaaaaagagaaaagcGTTTGAAGACAGCAGGTTTAGGTGGAAGGGTTTTGTGTCGTCGTTGTGTCTCCTATTCCTTAAAGGGTTTTGTGGGCAGGCGTGGAGGAGCAGAAGCTGTACAAATCATCACTCATACAGGATCTAATGATGTGGTTTGTTCATTCTTATTGCTTCTTTTTCATTAATTTTACTTTTGTATTATGATTTTTTAGGGGTTTTAGAGTTTGGATGTTTGTGTTGTATATGACCCTTATATGAATTGGGTTTTGtgtttataaaataaaattactATTTGGTTTTGGAGAAGGATGTGTTCTTTTTTGATAGTCATGCACACACCTAGATTCGAACT
The sequence above is drawn from the Apium graveolens cultivar Ventura chromosome 2, ASM990537v1, whole genome shotgun sequence genome and encodes:
- the LOC141707032 gene encoding uncharacterized protein LOC141707032 — translated: MPSAPPSDLSVFFPRFSSGSSLIDMMQTDLGKLFIGGISWDTDEERLKEYFGGYGEIQEAVIMKDRATGRARGFGFIVFADPAVADRVIKEKHNIDGRMVEAKKAVPRDDHSSANTMSRQSGSIQSSPGPLRTRKIFVGGLASTVTESDFKLYFEQFGTVTDGVVMYDHNTQRPRGFGFITYDSEDAVDKVLLKTFHELNGKMVEVKRAVPKDLSPSPIRSPLGAYNYGLNRINNFLSGYNQGYSPSAAAGYGVRMDNRFSPITAGRGGFSPFGSGYGMGLNLEAGLSPNFGGNSNFSSTVGYGRGMSPYYVGNSNRFTSSVGFDGGNGGNTSFFSSPTRNLWNNGGLNSTNSSGYLGSGSGSIGGVNFANSGLNWGSTPISPQGGTRGNISNQGGNLSYGGADNIYNLGGVGYGRNTATTGAQSSSYAASNGGFDAPFADFYGSSSVYADNTWRAADSEREEAAAFGYALGGASDVQVKTSPGYVGGGYSVSKGQANRGMAS